In one Brevibacterium sp. CBA3109 genomic region, the following are encoded:
- a CDS encoding ABC transporter substrate-binding protein → MKRRTGAKAVAIAAAGALLLSACSTSTTGGDGEEGGSSLTVGTTDKVVALDPAGAYDNGSSLVEQQVYPFILAYKPGTADLNPSIAESAVFSEPTKYEVKLKEGLKYANGNELTSSDVKFSFERQLKIQDPNGPSSLLGGLKSVETPDEQTVVFNLKRENDQTWPGVLASAAGPIVDEDVFEADKITENQAIVDGKAFAGPYTIEGFKFNELLTYKANEDYEGFIDPAKTETVQMKYFSDANNMKLEVQEGKIDVAWRSLSATDIEDLGTKDDLKVHKGPGGEIRYIVFNMDTMPFGAKTDDADEEKSLAVRQAMADSVDRQAIASQVYKDTFTPLYSHVPEGLPGADEPLKSDYGDGQGAPDVDKAKKALKDAGVKTPVKLNLQYNPDHYGPSSGDEYALVKDQLDKTGLFKVNLQSTEWVQYNKDRTADSYPMYQLGWFPDYSDADNYLVPFFYDTDETPSFLGNHYRDKTMNKELNAQSSIADEGERADALKKIQGQLSEELPTLPLLQGNQIAVSGKDVKGVDDTLDPAFQFRLALLSK, encoded by the coding sequence ATGAAACGTCGAACTGGTGCAAAGGCAGTGGCCATCGCCGCTGCCGGCGCTTTGCTACTCTCGGCATGCTCGACCTCGACCACAGGTGGAGACGGCGAGGAAGGCGGTAGCTCCCTCACCGTGGGAACTACGGACAAGGTAGTCGCCCTCGACCCGGCCGGTGCCTATGACAACGGAAGTTCGCTCGTCGAACAGCAGGTCTATCCGTTCATCCTGGCCTACAAGCCGGGCACCGCAGACCTCAACCCCTCCATTGCGGAGTCGGCGGTCTTCAGCGAGCCGACCAAATACGAGGTCAAACTCAAGGAAGGGCTGAAATACGCCAACGGGAACGAACTCACCTCTTCGGACGTGAAGTTCTCCTTCGAACGACAGCTGAAGATTCAGGACCCCAATGGACCGTCGTCCCTCCTCGGCGGCCTGAAATCGGTCGAGACTCCTGACGAGCAGACCGTGGTCTTCAACCTCAAACGCGAGAACGACCAGACCTGGCCGGGAGTCCTCGCCAGCGCCGCGGGACCGATCGTCGACGAGGACGTGTTCGAGGCGGACAAGATCACCGAGAATCAGGCAATCGTCGATGGCAAGGCCTTCGCGGGCCCTTACACCATCGAAGGGTTCAAGTTCAATGAACTGCTCACCTACAAGGCGAACGAGGACTACGAGGGCTTCATCGATCCGGCGAAGACCGAGACCGTGCAGATGAAGTACTTCTCGGATGCCAACAACATGAAGCTCGAGGTCCAGGAGGGCAAGATCGACGTGGCCTGGCGTTCGCTGTCGGCCACCGACATCGAAGACCTCGGCACGAAGGACGACCTCAAGGTGCACAAGGGGCCGGGCGGAGAGATCCGCTACATCGTCTTCAACATGGACACGATGCCCTTCGGCGCTAAGACTGACGACGCCGATGAGGAGAAGTCGTTGGCCGTGCGCCAGGCGATGGCCGATTCGGTCGATCGTCAGGCGATCGCGTCTCAGGTCTACAAGGACACCTTCACGCCGCTGTACTCTCACGTGCCCGAAGGACTGCCGGGTGCCGATGAGCCTCTGAAGTCGGATTATGGAGACGGTCAGGGAGCACCCGACGTCGACAAGGCGAAGAAGGCTCTGAAGGACGCCGGCGTCAAGACTCCGGTCAAACTCAACCTGCAGTACAACCCCGACCACTACGGTCCCTCCTCGGGCGACGAATACGCCCTGGTCAAGGATCAGCTGGACAAGACAGGACTATTCAAGGTCAATCTCCAGTCGACGGAATGGGTGCAGTACAACAAGGACCGCACCGCCGACTCCTACCCGATGTACCAGCTGGGTTGGTTCCCGGACTACTCGGACGCAGACAACTATCTCGTTCCGTTCTTCTACGACACGGACGAGACGCCGAGCTTCCTGGGCAACCACTACCGGGACAAGACGATGAACAAGGAACTGAACGCTCAGTCCTCCATTGCTGACGAGGGCGAGCGTGCGGACGCACTGAAGAAGATCCAGGGTCAGCTCTCCGAGGAGCTGCCGACTCTGCCGCTGCTCCAGGGCAACCAGATCGCAGTCTCCGGCAAGGATGTGAAGGGCGTCGATGACACCCTCGATCCCGCGTTCCAGTTCCGTTTGGCGCTGCTGAGCAAGTGA
- a CDS encoding alanine/glycine:cation symporter family protein, which produces MSAVLDWLNNIIWSSALVYLCLGAGVYFTIRSRAVQIRQIKAIFTQMFRGKSSNEGVSSFQALAISLAGRVGVGNIAGVATAIGFGGPGAIVWMWISALLGSSTSYVESTLGQVFKEQDPKSGEYRGGPAFYIEKAYRHTKAKGLFKVYGMVFAFVTVMAMSFMLPGIQSNAISGAVENAWNVPTWTTAIALVIIMGFIIVGGIKRIAHFASLAVPFMAVVYIIAAIAVTIINADQIIPVIELVFSSAFGIDAGPEAAFGGILGMAIQWGVQRGIYSNEAGQGTGPHAAAAAEVSHPSKQGLVQAGSVYIDTLFVCSATAFMILSTGMYKVFDADGETIIGSGRGQMVESVAATPGEKWPQAGLDSMMSGFGAGFIAISIFLFALTTIVAYYYMAETNLVHMLGRVKNPMVLAVGKRVLQLLILVAVAVGATSASGSVWALGDIGVGLMAWLNIIAILLLQQPAFKLLRDFERQQKLGLDPVFVPKDLNIRNADFWEVCASRLESGAEVRKG; this is translated from the coding sequence ATGTCCGCAGTCCTCGACTGGCTCAACAACATCATCTGGTCCTCAGCCCTTGTCTATCTGTGCCTGGGAGCCGGGGTCTATTTCACGATCCGCTCCCGCGCTGTGCAGATCAGGCAGATCAAAGCGATCTTCACCCAGATGTTCCGTGGCAAGAGTTCGAACGAGGGCGTGTCCTCGTTCCAGGCGCTGGCGATCTCCCTGGCCGGGCGCGTGGGTGTCGGCAACATCGCCGGCGTTGCGACCGCGATCGGCTTCGGCGGCCCGGGCGCCATCGTCTGGATGTGGATCTCTGCCCTCCTCGGCTCCTCCACCTCCTATGTCGAATCGACCCTCGGCCAGGTCTTCAAGGAACAGGACCCCAAATCGGGCGAATACCGTGGCGGACCTGCCTTCTACATCGAGAAGGCCTACCGTCACACCAAGGCGAAGGGCCTGTTCAAGGTCTACGGCATGGTGTTCGCCTTCGTCACCGTCATGGCCATGAGCTTCATGCTTCCCGGAATCCAGTCCAACGCCATTTCCGGTGCGGTCGAGAACGCCTGGAACGTCCCGACCTGGACCACTGCCATCGCCCTCGTCATCATCATGGGCTTCATCATCGTCGGCGGCATCAAGCGCATCGCCCACTTCGCCTCACTCGCGGTTCCCTTCATGGCCGTTGTCTACATCATCGCCGCAATCGCGGTCACCATCATCAACGCGGATCAGATCATTCCGGTGATCGAACTCGTGTTCTCGTCTGCATTCGGCATCGATGCCGGCCCAGAGGCCGCCTTCGGCGGAATCCTCGGTATGGCCATCCAGTGGGGTGTCCAGCGCGGCATCTACTCGAATGAGGCCGGACAGGGCACCGGACCTCACGCCGCCGCAGCTGCAGAAGTCTCACATCCCTCCAAGCAGGGACTCGTCCAGGCCGGATCGGTCTATATCGATACCCTGTTCGTCTGCTCGGCAACCGCATTCATGATCCTCTCGACCGGCATGTACAAGGTCTTCGATGCCGACGGTGAGACGATCATCGGCAGCGGTCGCGGCCAGATGGTCGAGTCGGTCGCCGCCACCCCAGGCGAGAAGTGGCCCCAAGCGGGCCTGGACTCGATGATGTCGGGCTTCGGCGCCGGATTCATCGCGATCTCGATCTTCCTCTTCGCACTGACAACGATCGTCGCCTACTACTACATGGCGGAGACCAACCTGGTGCACATGCTGGGCAGGGTCAAGAACCCGATGGTCCTGGCTGTCGGCAAACGCGTCCTGCAGCTGCTGATCCTCGTCGCCGTGGCTGTCGGTGCGACCTCCGCCTCTGGCAGCGTATGGGCTCTCGGTGACATCGGGGTCGGGCTCATGGCCTGGCTGAACATCATCGCGATTCTGCTCCTGCAGCAGCCGGCGTTCAAACTCCTGCGCGACTTCGAACGCCAACAGAAGCTGGGACTGGATCCCGTCTTCGTTCCGAAGGATCTCAACATCCGCAATGCCGACTTCTGGGAGGTGTGTGCCTCTCGCCTCGAGTCCGGCGCCGAAGTCCGGAAGGGCTGA
- the fbaA gene encoding class II fructose-bisphosphate aldolase: protein MPIASPEVYAEMINRAKSEGFAYPAINCTSSQTINAAIRGFAEAGSDGIVQISTGGAEYISGPTIKDRVRGAVAFSVFAAEVAKSYDVNIALHTDHAPKKEVEEWVKPLLALSTERVKNGGEPYFQSHMWDGSAVPLGENLVLAEELLELSAAAHSILEIEVGVVGGEEDGVENEINDKLYTSVADGLATVRALGTGEKGRYLTALTFGNVHGVYKPGNVKLRPSLLGEIQTDVGAEVGKDKPFDLVFHGGSGSSTEEIGEAVRHGVVKMNIDTDTQYAFTRPVVEHMFRNYDSVLKIDGEVGDKKLYDPRSYGKAGEAAMAARVGQACENLGSAGTSLK, encoded by the coding sequence ATGCCCATCGCAAGCCCCGAAGTGTATGCCGAGATGATCAACCGGGCGAAGTCCGAGGGCTTCGCCTATCCCGCGATCAACTGCACCTCATCCCAGACGATCAATGCCGCCATCCGGGGCTTCGCCGAGGCCGGGTCCGACGGCATCGTGCAGATCTCGACCGGTGGTGCCGAGTACATCTCGGGTCCGACGATCAAGGACCGTGTCCGCGGTGCGGTTGCGTTCTCGGTCTTCGCCGCCGAGGTGGCCAAGAGCTACGACGTCAACATCGCCCTGCACACGGACCATGCCCCGAAGAAGGAGGTCGAGGAATGGGTGAAGCCGCTGCTGGCCCTCTCGACCGAACGTGTGAAGAACGGCGGTGAGCCCTACTTCCAGTCACATATGTGGGATGGTTCTGCTGTTCCGCTGGGGGAGAACCTTGTCCTCGCCGAGGAGCTGCTCGAGCTCTCGGCGGCTGCACACTCGATCCTCGAGATCGAGGTCGGCGTCGTCGGCGGCGAAGAGGACGGCGTCGAGAACGAGATCAACGACAAGCTCTACACCTCGGTCGCCGATGGCCTGGCCACGGTCCGGGCCCTGGGCACCGGCGAGAAGGGTCGCTACCTCACAGCCCTGACCTTCGGAAACGTCCACGGCGTCTACAAGCCAGGCAATGTGAAACTGCGTCCCTCGCTCCTCGGTGAGATCCAAACCGATGTCGGTGCCGAGGTGGGCAAGGACAAGCCCTTCGATCTGGTCTTCCACGGCGGCTCGGGTTCGAGCACGGAAGAGATCGGCGAGGCGGTCCGCCACGGAGTGGTGAAGATGAACATCGACACGGACACTCAGTACGCCTTCACCCGGCCGGTGGTCGAGCACATGTTCCGCAATTACGACAGTGTGCTCAAGATCGACGGTGAGGTCGGAGACAAGAAGCTCTACGATCCGCGTTCCTATGGCAAGGCCGGCGAAGCGGCGATGGCTGCCCGGGTTGGTCAGGCGTGTGAGAACCTCGGTTCAGCCGGCACCAGCCTGAAGTAA
- a CDS encoding BCCT family transporter gives MDNSDEKENVGAGETSAPTPKNDIDNPHLLIDSPDPIRLHLPSDVSLADADTDDEITAKLKAQGVRLGKGMVAPAVFWPALITILAVALLAIFLPDGTNRVLTSINGWIVADLGWYYMLVIGGFVIFSIVIGFSKFGKIRLSRDDEKPEFGVFSWFAMLFAAGMGIGLVFYGVGEPLSYATSDPKPGWTGDEPEIARLAMAQTFIHWGLHPWAIYAVIGLALAYAIHRRGRPVSIRWALEPLLGHRVKGWMGDVIDILAIFGTVFGIATSLGLGVQQISSGLKEIGLVGEYDNTLLVILIVIITFLATLSVISGVGAGIKWLSNINLSLAGLLLIAVLLLGPTLFLFQNLVESFGVYLANFFNMTFDVGAYTGEEGATWASNWTIFYWGWWISWAPFVGVFISRISKGRTVREFIAGVLLVPTVVGFIWFAALGGTGIYRELFGDGGLVDPEEGVVAEKVLFDVLGSLPMGSILSAVAIILVAIFFITSSDSGSLVVDMLASGGHPNPPVWSRVLWAALEGALAIGLLVAGGLGALQAASLATALPFSIILILIAIATVRAFQIEAKRTREIETGQRYHEVGEHIADDFDEYLGDKVDARIDYRLSRTKGVLSRGSKEDRRPRGTRQ, from the coding sequence ATGGATAACTCCGACGAGAAGGAGAACGTTGGGGCGGGAGAGACGTCCGCACCAACGCCGAAAAACGACATCGACAACCCCCACCTGCTGATCGATTCGCCTGATCCGATCCGGTTGCACCTGCCCAGCGATGTGTCGCTGGCAGATGCCGACACCGATGATGAGATCACCGCGAAGCTGAAGGCACAGGGGGTGCGCCTGGGCAAGGGCATGGTGGCTCCGGCCGTCTTCTGGCCTGCGCTGATCACCATCCTTGCTGTCGCACTGTTGGCGATCTTCCTGCCCGACGGCACCAATAGGGTGCTCACCAGTATCAACGGCTGGATTGTCGCGGACCTCGGTTGGTACTACATGCTGGTCATCGGCGGATTCGTCATCTTCTCGATCGTGATCGGGTTCTCGAAATTCGGAAAGATCAGACTCAGTCGTGACGATGAGAAGCCCGAATTCGGCGTCTTCTCCTGGTTTGCCATGCTCTTTGCCGCGGGCATGGGCATCGGCCTGGTCTTCTACGGCGTTGGCGAGCCACTGTCCTATGCGACTTCGGACCCTAAGCCGGGGTGGACGGGTGACGAGCCCGAGATTGCCAGACTGGCAATGGCGCAGACCTTCATCCACTGGGGACTGCATCCCTGGGCGATCTACGCCGTGATCGGTCTGGCCTTGGCCTATGCAATCCACCGTCGTGGACGTCCGGTTTCCATCCGGTGGGCGCTCGAGCCGCTGCTTGGCCATCGGGTCAAGGGCTGGATGGGCGATGTCATCGATATCCTCGCCATCTTCGGCACGGTCTTCGGCATCGCGACATCACTGGGCCTAGGAGTCCAGCAGATCTCGTCAGGGCTCAAAGAGATCGGGCTGGTCGGCGAATACGACAACACGCTCCTCGTCATCCTCATCGTCATCATCACGTTCCTCGCGACTCTGTCCGTCATCTCGGGCGTCGGCGCAGGAATCAAGTGGCTCTCGAACATCAACCTGTCGTTGGCGGGACTGCTCCTCATCGCTGTGCTGTTGCTGGGACCCACGCTGTTCCTGTTCCAGAACCTCGTCGAATCCTTCGGTGTCTACCTCGCGAACTTCTTCAATATGACCTTCGACGTCGGTGCCTACACCGGCGAAGAAGGTGCGACCTGGGCCTCGAACTGGACGATCTTCTACTGGGGCTGGTGGATCTCCTGGGCGCCTTTCGTCGGCGTGTTCATTTCACGCATCTCAAAGGGCCGGACCGTTCGTGAGTTCATCGCCGGTGTCCTGCTCGTACCGACAGTCGTCGGGTTCATCTGGTTCGCCGCACTGGGCGGCACGGGCATCTACCGGGAGCTCTTCGGCGACGGTGGCCTCGTCGATCCGGAAGAAGGCGTTGTCGCGGAGAAGGTTCTCTTCGATGTGCTCGGCTCGCTTCCAATGGGCAGCATCCTTTCTGCTGTGGCGATCATCCTGGTCGCGATCTTCTTCATCACCTCCTCGGACTCCGGCTCGCTGGTCGTCGACATGCTGGCGTCCGGTGGACATCCGAATCCTCCGGTGTGGTCGCGCGTCCTGTGGGCCGCGCTCGAAGGTGCACTGGCGATCGGACTGCTCGTTGCGGGCGGACTCGGCGCGCTGCAGGCGGCCTCGTTGGCTACCGCTCTGCCCTTCAGCATCATTTTGATACTCATTGCGATCGCCACCGTGAGGGCCTTCCAGATCGAAGCCAAGCGGACCAGAGAGATCGAAACCGGCCAGCGCTACCACGAGGTCGGTGAGCATATCGCTGATGACTTCGATGAGTACCTCGGCGATAAGGTCGATGCTCGCATCGACTACCGGCTGTCACGCACCAAGGGTGTGTTGAGCAGAGGGTCGAAGGAGGACCGCAGGCCCAGAGGCACTCGTCAGTAG
- a CDS encoding MFS transporter → MQTNPISPAGARVRILSWALWDWGSASFNAVIITFVFAPYLTKSVAASEEAGSSALGWSMAAAGLIIALVAPASGTRADSGGRHKMWLGVHTGIVILTMFGLFFVRDSPEYLWLGLLLIAMGSVFFEFAEVSYNGIMVRISQPDNVGKVSGFGWGMGYAGGLVLLVLLLVLIIQPEVGLFGAGDEGGMRFRVVAALSAVWFAIFALPVLFTAPSAKAKNPSAGSPIRAFLADYAALVRRLVRMWREEHQTLRFFIASAVFRDGLAAIFAFAGVLAAGSYGFSPSEIIILGVAANVAAGTGAMIAGFFDDRLGPKPVIIAGLIIILIGGLPILLSGDPVVFWICALVLSFCVGPVQASSRSFLARITPPERAGENFGLYATTGRAVSFLGPAMFAVSISILGFQRAGTLGILLVLFIGLLLIIPVKPDAPAKSMQAQTER, encoded by the coding sequence ATGCAGACGAATCCGATATCGCCGGCGGGGGCACGTGTCCGAATTCTGAGTTGGGCCCTGTGGGACTGGGGATCGGCATCGTTCAACGCAGTCATCATCACCTTCGTCTTCGCCCCGTATCTGACGAAGAGCGTCGCGGCGAGCGAGGAGGCAGGCTCCTCAGCTCTCGGCTGGTCGATGGCCGCAGCCGGGCTCATCATCGCCCTGGTCGCACCGGCCTCGGGCACTCGAGCCGACTCCGGCGGACGGCACAAGATGTGGCTGGGAGTCCACACCGGAATCGTCATTCTCACGATGTTCGGACTCTTCTTCGTCCGAGACTCCCCTGAATACCTGTGGCTGGGCCTTCTTCTCATCGCCATGGGCAGCGTGTTCTTCGAATTCGCCGAGGTGTCCTACAACGGCATCATGGTCCGAATCAGCCAACCTGACAACGTCGGGAAGGTCTCCGGCTTCGGCTGGGGCATGGGCTACGCCGGAGGTCTCGTTCTCCTCGTCCTCCTCCTTGTCCTAATCATCCAGCCCGAGGTGGGGCTCTTCGGCGCCGGGGATGAGGGCGGTATGAGGTTCCGGGTCGTCGCTGCCCTGTCTGCGGTCTGGTTCGCGATCTTCGCCCTGCCGGTGCTGTTCACCGCACCAAGCGCAAAGGCTAAGAACCCCTCGGCTGGGAGCCCGATCAGGGCTTTCCTCGCCGACTATGCTGCGCTCGTCCGCCGCCTGGTGCGGATGTGGAGGGAGGAGCACCAAACGCTGCGGTTCTTCATCGCCTCGGCGGTATTCCGCGACGGACTGGCCGCGATCTTCGCGTTCGCCGGAGTGCTGGCTGCCGGCAGCTACGGATTCTCTCCCTCAGAGATCATCATCCTAGGCGTGGCCGCCAACGTCGCGGCCGGCACGGGCGCCATGATCGCCGGATTCTTCGACGACCGGCTCGGACCGAAGCCCGTCATCATCGCCGGACTCATCATCATCCTCATCGGTGGCCTGCCGATCCTCCTCAGCGGCGATCCCGTCGTGTTCTGGATCTGCGCTCTTGTGCTCAGCTTCTGCGTCGGACCGGTACAGGCCTCGAGCAGGTCCTTCCTGGCCAGGATCACTCCACCCGAACGTGCCGGGGAGAACTTCGGACTCTACGCCACGACCGGTCGGGCTGTGAGCTTCCTGGGACCGGCGATGTTCGCTGTTTCGATCTCGATCCTCGGCTTCCAGCGGGCGGGCACGCTGGGGATCCTCTTGGTGCTGTTCATCGGCCTACTCCTCATCATCCCGGTCAAACCCGACGCCCCGGCGAAGTCGATGCAGGCACAGACCGAGCGCTGA
- a CDS encoding TetR/AcrR family transcriptional regulator, protein MHSAHEEVNSKKPTAAQNPEPAEAKPVRSPNASPETADRIRTAAISEFATHGFTKSTIRSIASAAGVSPGLVIHHFGSKDGLRTACDNHVFAAIAESKAQNAEYAVHAMQMVFDDPNMSTKIDYLMKSLLDPSEHGQRYFEHYVDLVEDYITHGFAGYTFRHSDDPRGQAATIATLALAPSILAQRLQTSLGTSGTAETMTRLAPHLLDLYLNGALASTPAGEPGPTEAGDTDPEPADPNGGDQP, encoded by the coding sequence ATGCATTCAGCACATGAGGAAGTGAACTCGAAGAAGCCGACAGCGGCGCAGAACCCCGAACCGGCAGAGGCAAAGCCGGTTCGTTCTCCCAATGCCTCTCCGGAGACCGCGGACCGGATTCGCACTGCTGCAATTTCGGAGTTCGCCACACATGGGTTCACGAAGTCGACGATCCGCAGCATCGCCTCGGCTGCGGGAGTCTCTCCGGGGCTGGTCATTCACCACTTCGGCTCGAAGGACGGGCTGCGCACGGCCTGTGACAATCACGTCTTCGCGGCGATCGCCGAGTCGAAGGCACAGAATGCCGAATACGCCGTCCACGCCATGCAGATGGTCTTCGACGACCCGAACATGAGCACGAAGATCGACTACCTCATGAAGTCCCTGCTTGACCCCAGCGAGCACGGTCAGCGCTATTTCGAGCACTACGTCGACCTCGTCGAGGATTACATCACCCACGGCTTCGCCGGGTACACATTCCGACACAGTGACGACCCTCGCGGCCAGGCGGCCACGATCGCAACCCTCGCCCTCGCCCCGTCGATACTCGCCCAACGGCTGCAGACGTCCTTGGGCACGAGTGGTACAGCGGAGACGATGACACGCCTCGCGCCGCATCTGCTCGACCTCTACCTCAACGGCGCCCTTGCATCGACTCCCGCAGGGGAGCCCGGACCCACCGAAGCTGGGGACACAGATCCAGAACCCGCCGACCCCAATGGAGGCGATCAACCATGA
- a CDS encoding ABC transporter ATP-binding protein, translating into MTTTTNTPPSTSAVADTSSMAISMRDVVKSYGHVRALDGLSLDVARGEVHGFLGPNGAGKSTAIRILLGILKRDSGRIDLLGQDPWAKAVSLHRRLAYVPGDVELWPSLTGGEAIDLFARLRGGVDTRRRDELIERFDLDPRKKGRTYSKGNRQKVALISALASHVDLLLLDEPTAGLDPLMEAVFQQCIREAKEEGRTVLLSSHILAQVEALADRVSIIRSGRIVESGALSDLRHLSRTTVTVEVESNIPQLKNMRGVHDLVREGARLHFSADTAELPAIMRTLGEHDIRALTATPPTLEQLLLRHYGGPTGTGPADRSNSASPHTGYGKGLLAQEGS; encoded by the coding sequence ATGACCACAACGACGAACACCCCACCGTCCACCTCGGCGGTTGCCGACACCAGCTCCATGGCCATCTCCATGAGGGACGTGGTCAAGAGCTATGGCCACGTCCGCGCGCTCGACGGGCTGTCCCTTGACGTCGCCCGGGGCGAGGTCCACGGGTTCCTGGGGCCGAACGGAGCCGGCAAATCGACGGCCATCAGGATCCTGCTCGGCATCCTCAAACGCGATTCGGGTCGCATAGACCTCCTCGGGCAGGACCCATGGGCGAAAGCGGTGTCACTGCATCGCAGGCTCGCCTACGTTCCCGGTGATGTCGAGCTCTGGCCGAGCCTGACCGGCGGCGAGGCGATCGATCTGTTCGCACGTCTGCGCGGCGGAGTCGACACGCGCAGACGGGACGAGCTCATCGAGCGCTTCGACCTCGACCCTCGCAAGAAGGGGCGGACATACTCGAAGGGAAATCGGCAGAAAGTCGCACTGATCTCCGCACTGGCCTCACACGTCGACCTTCTGCTGCTCGACGAACCGACCGCCGGACTCGACCCGCTCATGGAGGCTGTCTTCCAGCAGTGCATCAGAGAGGCAAAGGAAGAAGGTCGCACAGTACTGCTCTCAAGCCACATCCTCGCCCAGGTGGAGGCACTCGCCGACCGTGTGTCGATCATCAGGTCGGGACGAATCGTCGAATCCGGGGCCCTGTCGGACCTGCGCCACCTCTCCCGGACAACTGTCACCGTCGAAGTGGAATCTAACATTCCACAGCTGAAGAACATGCGCGGAGTCCACGACCTGGTCCGTGAGGGAGCGCGGCTGCACTTCAGCGCCGACACCGCCGAGCTTCCCGCCATCATGCGTACTCTCGGCGAGCACGACATCCGGGCGCTGACAGCGACTCCGCCGACGCTCGAGCAGCTTCTGCTGCGTCATTACGGCGGCCCCACCGGCACCGGTCCTGCCGATCGCAGCAACTCTGCGAGCCCTCATACGGGTTACGGCAAGGGGCTCCTCGCCCAGGAGGGATCATGA
- a CDS encoding ABC transporter permease — MTLLASTGGLPRRNDARLAQPVRGGHSKDSAGSEMTGLWTLLRLMGRRDRWRAPIWILSLAALTAYFANAIAVIMDEDTLASMVVFAKNPVMGLITGPGYGMDEITIPRFVVGMYGIFLMLGAALMSITTMTRHTRAEEQTGRAELLRANVTGRHTQLLAALALTLVMNLFAGLFMTLAFFFSEAYPDPFSSALLFGASICAAGCVFAAITGVTVQLSSFARAASGMAGAVLAAAFVVRGLGDMSAVSGGDLKWLSWLSPLGWSQQTAPYTLDRWTPLLLSVVAIVILIPVSLLLQSRRDLTAGIFADRLGRPHASAALSTSTGLALRLQRSSLFWWSIGVFAMALVFGSFTGTMRDGAAGMPPEILDLMGGPRGIVDGYMGYMALYFATIVAAYAIIASSGLRAEETGLRAEPVLATAVGRGRWVMSWTLVTMLGSLWLMALAGVAEGLGAAASTGDWSLLGPAVLGHVAQTASVWALLGLALALYGAAPRLQGLTWIVFVYGAGMALFGQMMRLDDAVLDTSVFVHIGQYPAQDLSAGAVVALAVATAVLLALGVIGFRRRDLITA; from the coding sequence ATGACTCTGCTGGCGAGTACCGGCGGCCTCCCCCGCCGCAATGATGCACGGTTGGCCCAACCCGTCCGGGGCGGTCATTCGAAAGACTCCGCCGGCTCCGAGATGACAGGACTATGGACCCTGCTGCGGCTCATGGGCAGACGAGACAGGTGGCGAGCGCCCATCTGGATCCTCAGCCTCGCCGCCCTCACCGCCTACTTCGCCAATGCGATCGCAGTGATCATGGACGAAGACACCCTGGCGTCGATGGTGGTGTTCGCGAAGAATCCCGTGATGGGACTGATCACCGGCCCGGGTTACGGAATGGACGAGATCACGATCCCTCGTTTCGTCGTAGGCATGTACGGGATCTTCCTCATGCTCGGTGCCGCGCTGATGTCGATCACCACGATGACTCGGCATACTCGAGCCGAGGAGCAGACCGGGCGGGCGGAGCTGCTTCGGGCGAACGTCACCGGCCGCCATACGCAGCTTCTCGCCGCACTCGCTCTCACCTTGGTCATGAACCTCTTCGCAGGCTTGTTCATGACCCTGGCATTCTTCTTCTCCGAGGCTTACCCTGACCCCTTCTCCTCCGCCCTCCTCTTCGGTGCGAGCATCTGCGCGGCAGGCTGCGTGTTCGCAGCGATCACGGGTGTCACCGTGCAACTGAGCTCGTTCGCTCGGGCAGCGTCTGGCATGGCCGGTGCTGTGCTGGCTGCGGCGTTCGTCGTCCGCGGCCTCGGTGACATGTCGGCCGTTTCGGGAGGCGACCTGAAGTGGCTCTCCTGGCTCTCCCCTCTGGGCTGGTCGCAGCAGACTGCCCCGTACACGCTCGACCGATGGACTCCGCTGCTGTTGTCGGTGGTTGCCATCGTCATCCTCATCCCCGTGAGCCTGCTCCTGCAGTCCCGCCGTGACCTGACCGCAGGAATCTTCGCCGACCGCCTCGGCCGGCCCCACGCCTCAGCTGCACTGTCGACAAGTACGGGGCTGGCACTCCGGCTGCAGCGTTCGAGTCTGTTCTGGTGGTCGATCGGGGTCTTCGCCATGGCGCTGGTCTTCGGGTCCTTCACCGGAACCATGCGCGACGGTGCGGCTGGGATGCCGCCGGAGATCCTCGATCTCATGGGCGGCCCACGCGGAATCGTCGACGGCTACATGGGCTACATGGCCCTCTACTTCGCCACGATCGTCGCCGCCTACGCAATCATTGCCAGCTCGGGTCTGCGGGCTGAGGAGACGGGGCTGCGGGCCGAACCCGTGCTCGCCACGGCCGTGGGGCGCGGCCGGTGGGTGATGTCGTGGACGCTCGTGACGATGCTGGGCTCACTCTGGCTGATGGCCCTGGCCGGAGTCGCCGAGGGGCTGGGTGCGGCCGCATCGACCGGTGATTGGTCGCTGCTGGGACCGGCGGTCCTCGGTCACGTCGCACAGACAGCATCTGTGTGGGCTCTGCTCGGGCTCGCCCTTGCACTCTACGGCGCCGCACCGAGGTTGCAGGGACTGACCTGGATCGTCTTCGTCTACGGCGCCGGCATGGCCCTGTTCGGACAGATGATGCGCCTCGACGATGCTGTCCTCGACACCTCCGTGTTCGTTCACATCGGGCAGTATCCGGCCCAAGATCTGTCCGCAGGTGCGGTCGTGGCCCTGGCTGTGGCCACCGCGGTTCTTCTGGCCTTAGGTGTGATCGGGTTCCGACGACGAGATCTCATCACGGCCTGA